The following is a genomic window from Chania multitudinisentens RB-25.
ACGGCCCGCTAAGTCATGGTTGGTTATTATTCGAATACGCCTTCGGGCTCATCTTCAATGAATTACAAACGGTGGCTAACAACGCTACAGCTTGAAAAACAAAGAGATAGCCAGAAACAAAAAAGCCTCCACTAAGGGAGGCTTCGGCGCTACTTTCCGTTTCTTTTCTTACGCGCAAAGCCTCCTGAAATCAGGCGCTAAAGTAAAAAAAGAAACGGAAAATAGCAGCGTGCATGCTTGCATTACCTTGTCGATTGATTGACAACCAGTGATATAGCGGAAGCCAATAAAAGTCAATATTTGTATTTTAAAAACAACGATTAAAAGAGGGAGCAAGCTCCCTCTTCGCCTTTCTTACGCCAGAGCTGCTTTCGCTTTCTCAACCAGCGCGCCAAAGGCCACTTTGTCGAATACTGCGATATCAGCCAGGATCTTACGGTCAATTTCAATAGAGGCTTTTTTCAGGCCGTTAATGAATTTGCTGTAAGACAAGCCATTCTGACGAGCAGCAGCGTTGATACGTGCAATCCACAGCTGACGGAACTGACGCTTACGTTGACGACGGTCACGGTAAGCATACTGGCCTGCTTTGATTACTGCCTGGAAGGCAACACGATAGACGCGCGAACGGGCACCGTAGTAACCTTTCGCCTGCTTCATAATTTTTTTGTGACGTGCGCGTGCAATTACACCACGTTTTACGCGAGCCATATGCTCTCTCCTAAAGTCTTATTCTTGATTCAAAAAATAGGGCTTATGCGTACGGCAGGCACGCAGTTACCAGGACCAGATCGTTCTTAGACACCATGCCTTTCGGGCGCAGGTGACGTTTACGTTTGGTTGCTTTTTTGGTCAGAATATGACGCAGGTTAGCATGTTTACGCTTAAAACCACCGCTGCCGGTTTTTTTGAAGCGCTTGGCTGCACCACGTACAGTTTTAATTTTTGGCATGTTAATTAAATCCACTTCGCATTGTTAAACAACGAATCAGTGAGGCGAATAAAACCCACACACGCTTGCACGGCGTGGGTTCGATTACTTGGAAGCCTTACTGTTTCTTCTTGGGTGCGAGCACCATAATCATCTGACGGCCTTCGATCTTCGTAGGGAAGGATTCGACCACTGCCAGATCAATATCTTCACACAAATCTTTACGGACGCGGTTAAGCACTTCCATACCGATCTGCTGGTGCGCCATTTCACGCCCACGGAACCGCAGGGTGATTTTGGCTTTATCGCCATCTTCCAGAAAGCGAATCAGGTTGCGTAGTTTGACCTGATAGTCGCCATCATCGGTGCCAGGACGGAATTTGATTTCCTTAACCTGGATAACTTTTTGCTTCTTCTTCTGTTCTTTGGTCGACTTGCTCTTCTCGTAGAGGAATTTGCCGTAATCCATGATTCGGCAAACTGGCGGTTCGGCATTTGGGCTGATTTCTACTAAATCGACGCCCGCTTCCTCAGCTTTTTCAAGAGCTTCATTCAGACTGACAATACCAATCTGCTCGCCATCGACGCCGGTTAGGCGAACTTCTTGCGCGCGAATTTCTCTGTTAATGCGATTTGGACGCGCCGGTTGAACTCGTTTTCCGCCTTTAATACTTTATTCCTCCAGTTGATGAAGACTACGGCTGCGAATCTCTTTCAGCAGCTTGTCTACGACGTCACTTACGTCCAGGCTCCCCAGGTCTTTGCCACGGCGGGTACGAACGGCAACTTTGCCTGATTCGACCTCTTTATCACCGCACACCAACATGTAAGGAACCCGACGTAAAGTATGTTCGCGAATTTTAAAGCCAATCTTCTCGTTTCTCAAGTCCGCTTTTGCTCTAATCCCTGCATCTTGCAGTTTTTTGGTCAATTGCTGGACATAATCAGACTGGCTGTCGGTGATATTCATCACCACTACCTGCACTGGAGCAATCCAGGTTGGGTAGAAACCGGCATATTCTTCGGTAAGGATACCGATGAAACGCTCCATGGAGCCAAGAATAGCGCGGTGAATCATCACCGGAACCACGCGTTCGTTGTTTTCGCCGACATACGACGCGCCTAAACGGCCCGGTAAGAAGAAATCGAGCTGCACGGTACCACATTGCCATGCGCGATCCAAACAATCATGCAAGGTAAATTCAATTTTAGGGCCGTAGAAAGCACCTTCACCCGGCTGATATTCAAACGGAATCCCGTTTTCAGTCAGTGCAGCGGCCAGGTCGTCTTCAGCACGTGTCCACATATCGTCGGTGCCAATGCGCTTCTCTGGACGCGTAGACAATTTCACCGCGATCTTGTCAAAGCCAAAAAGACCATACATATCGTAGACCATTTTGATGCAGTCGTTTACTTCGGCACGCACCTGATCTTCAGTACAGAAGATATGGGCGTCATCCTGAGTGAAACCACGCACGCGCATCAGACCATGTAGCGAACCCGAAGGCTCATTACGATGGCAACTGCCAAACTCGCCCATACGTAACGGCAGGTCACGGTAGGATTTTAGGCCCTGATTGAAGATCTGCACATGGCCTGGGCAGTTCATCGGCTTGATGCAATATTCACGGTTTTCTGACGAGGTGGTGAACATCGCGTCTTTGTAGTTTTCCCAATGGCCGGTTTTTTCCCACAGCACCCGGTCCATCATCAATGGCCCTTTCACTTCCTGATACTGGTACTCTTTGAGTTTCATACGCACAAAGGCTTCCAGTTCGCGGAAAATGGTCCAACCATCATTGTGCCAGAACACCATGCCCGGCGCTTCTTCCTGCATATGGTACAGGTCAAGCTGTTTGCCGATCTTACGGTGGTCACGCTTTGCCGCTTCTTCCAAACGTTGCAGATAAGCGTTCAGCTGTTTTTTATCTGCCCACGCAGTGCCATAAACACGTTGCAGCATTTTGTTTTTGCTGTCGCCACGCCAGTAAGCACCGGAGGTTTTTTGCAGCTTGAAATGATGGCAAAAACGCATGTTCGGCACGTGCGGGCCACGGCACATATCGATATATTCTTCATGGTGATAAAGACCTGGACGATCGTCACGGCTGATATTTTCATCCAGAATCGCCACTTTGTAGCTTTCACCACGGGCAGCAAAAGTATCACGGGCTTCCTGCCAGCTCACTTTCTTCTTGATGACGTCATAATCTTTGTCGGCCAACTCATGCATCCGCTTCTCCAGCAGATCCAGATCTTCCTGCGTCAGGGTACGGTCAATATCAACGTCGTAGTAAAAACCGTTGTCG
Proteins encoded in this region:
- the pheM gene encoding pheST operon leader peptide PheM, producing MHAAIFRFFFYFSA
- the rplT gene encoding 50S ribosomal protein L20, with the translated sequence MARVKRGVIARARHKKIMKQAKGYYGARSRVYRVAFQAVIKAGQYAYRDRRQRKRQFRQLWIARINAAARQNGLSYSKFINGLKKASIEIDRKILADIAVFDKVAFGALVEKAKAALA
- the rpmI gene encoding 50S ribosomal protein L35, with translation MPKIKTVRGAAKRFKKTGSGGFKRKHANLRHILTKKATKRKRHLRPKGMVSKNDLVLVTACLPYA
- the infC gene encoding translation initiation factor IF-3, encoding MKGGKRVQPARPNRINREIRAQEVRLTGVDGEQIGIVSLNEALEKAEEAGVDLVEISPNAEPPVCRIMDYGKFLYEKSKSTKEQKKKQKVIQVKEIKFRPGTDDGDYQVKLRNLIRFLEDGDKAKITLRFRGREMAHQQIGMEVLNRVRKDLCEDIDLAVVESFPTKIEGRQMIMVLAPKKKQ
- the thrS gene encoding threonine--tRNA ligase; translation: MPVITLPDGSQRQYEHAVSPMDVALDIGPGLAKACIAGRVNGELVDASDLIESDAQLAIITIKDAEGLEIMRHSCAHLLGHAIKQLWPDTKMAIGPVIDNGFYYDVDIDRTLTQEDLDLLEKRMHELADKDYDVIKKKVSWQEARDTFAARGESYKVAILDENISRDDRPGLYHHEEYIDMCRGPHVPNMRFCHHFKLQKTSGAYWRGDSKNKMLQRVYGTAWADKKQLNAYLQRLEEAAKRDHRKIGKQLDLYHMQEEAPGMVFWHNDGWTIFRELEAFVRMKLKEYQYQEVKGPLMMDRVLWEKTGHWENYKDAMFTTSSENREYCIKPMNCPGHVQIFNQGLKSYRDLPLRMGEFGSCHRNEPSGSLHGLMRVRGFTQDDAHIFCTEDQVRAEVNDCIKMVYDMYGLFGFDKIAVKLSTRPEKRIGTDDMWTRAEDDLAAALTENGIPFEYQPGEGAFYGPKIEFTLHDCLDRAWQCGTVQLDFFLPGRLGASYVGENNERVVPVMIHRAILGSMERFIGILTEEYAGFYPTWIAPVQVVVMNITDSQSDYVQQLTKKLQDAGIRAKADLRNEKIGFKIREHTLRRVPYMLVCGDKEVESGKVAVRTRRGKDLGSLDVSDVVDKLLKEIRSRSLHQLEE